One Deinococcus grandis genomic region harbors:
- a CDS encoding type IV pilin protein has protein sequence MTSRTQGFTLIELLVVMAIIGVLAAILLPTFAGAQKKPHDTAAVQCGRAIITAQTTHKISTGTYATSPAALGADVTEACAGVEIQSYAAGFAPGTGQAGNGAIGADTLNYNFWVYSRRGSASYYTSTGDGWKLRQYSTY, from the coding sequence ATGACCAGTCGCACACAGGGCTTCACCCTCATCGAACTCCTCGTCGTCATGGCCATCATCGGCGTCCTCGCCGCCATCCTGCTCCCCACCTTCGCAGGCGCGCAGAAGAAACCGCATGACACTGCCGCCGTCCAGTGCGGGCGGGCGATCATTACCGCGCAGACCACCCACAAGATCAGCACGGGCACCTACGCGACCTCCCCGGCCGCGCTGGGCGCCGACGTCACCGAGGCCTGCGCGGGCGTGGAAATCCAGAGTTACGCCGCAGGATTCGCGCCCGGTACCGGGCAGGCCGGGAACGGCGCGATCGGCGCGGACACCCTCAACTACAACTTCTGGGTGTACAGCCGCCGGGGCAGCGCGTCGTACTACACCAGCACTGGCGACGGCTGGAAACTCCGCCAGTACAGCACCTACTGA
- a CDS encoding prepilin-type N-terminal cleavage/methylation domain-containing protein — MRPDPRVLHDRHAQLTQDLTRVAQELDHLARIALAHPTPDVHVNLQRRHADLHTQLQDITRETQRVTHLQSQSQEPPMKQHAQGFTLIELLVVIAIIGVLAAILLPTFSDAQKRPYNVAAQQCGRAIVAAQIPYRAGTGSYTSDPAQLGPDVREACRDAGVQVGVHATSPTAATAAYLMSGANDVSFAFTAFHPRGTGFYRYWLTSPSPVASGDRLNTLFPY; from the coding sequence ATGCGCCCCGACCCCCGGGTCCTGCATGACCGCCACGCGCAGCTCACCCAGGACCTCACCCGCGTCGCCCAGGAACTCGACCACCTCGCCCGCATCGCCCTCGCCCACCCCACTCCCGACGTGCACGTCAACCTCCAGCGTCGCCACGCGGACCTGCACACCCAGTTGCAGGACATCACCCGCGAAACGCAGCGCGTGACGCACCTCCAGTCCCAGAGTCAGGAGCCGCCCATGAAGCAGCACGCCCAAGGTTTCACCCTGATCGAACTCCTCGTGGTGATCGCCATCATTGGTGTCCTCGCCGCCATCCTGCTCCCCACCTTCAGTGACGCGCAGAAGCGACCGTACAACGTGGCCGCCCAGCAGTGCGGCCGGGCCATCGTCGCCGCGCAGATCCCGTACCGCGCGGGCACCGGGTCCTACACCAGCGATCCAGCGCAACTGGGACCGGACGTCAGGGAAGCGTGCCGGGACGCGGGCGTGCAGGTCGGCGTGCACGCCACGTCCCCCACCGCCGCCACGGCCGCGTACCTCATGAGTGGCGCGAACGACGTCAGTTTCGCGTTCACAGCCTTCCACCCCAGAGGCACCGGCTTCTACCGTTACTGGCTGACTTCCCCCAGCCCCGTGGCGAGCGGCGACCGACTGAACACCCTCTTCCCGTACTGA
- the nucS gene encoding endonuclease NucS produces MIREQLTAPSPQDLAAFLNRHTRTRDCLIQVAGLAEVTYLGRAASTADLGAYLVLIKQDGSLQIHHPTGIKPMNWQPKTDRITAEVAEDVCMLLASRRSPEELVQVVFLEPQVALALELAQAGGFVLKGSEAQMQQALADHPELIEPGLRVLNRELMVESGGIDLYAQDAQGRYVVVELKRGRATQHAVSQLARYVRSVQQTLGNQATVRGILAGPSITAPARLELENRGLEFREISALPEQAASALPVTAQPSLFDP; encoded by the coding sequence ATGATCCGCGAGCAACTCACAGCGCCGTCCCCGCAGGACCTCGCGGCGTTCCTCAACCGTCATACGCGCACCCGCGATTGTCTGATTCAGGTGGCCGGGCTGGCCGAGGTCACCTACCTGGGTCGCGCAGCCAGTACGGCCGATCTGGGGGCATACCTGGTGCTGATCAAGCAGGACGGCAGCCTACAGATCCATCACCCGACCGGCATCAAGCCGATGAACTGGCAACCGAAAACGGACCGCATCACAGCGGAAGTCGCAGAGGACGTGTGCATGTTGCTGGCCTCCCGGCGGAGTCCGGAGGAACTCGTGCAGGTGGTGTTCCTGGAACCGCAGGTGGCCCTCGCGTTGGAGCTCGCACAGGCTGGGGGGTTCGTCCTGAAGGGTTCCGAAGCGCAGATGCAGCAGGCCCTGGCGGATCACCCGGAGTTGATCGAGCCCGGCCTGCGGGTCCTGAACCGGGAACTCATGGTGGAGTCCGGCGGTATCGACCTGTACGCGCAAGACGCGCAGGGCCGCTATGTGGTCGTCGAACTCAAACGCGGCCGCGCGACCCAGCACGCCGTGTCCCAGCTGGCCCGGTACGTTCGGTCCGTGCAGCAGACCCTCGGCAATCAGGCGACCGTGCGGGGCATTCTGGCTGGGCCGTCCATCACGGCGCCCGCGCGCCTGGAACTGGAGAACCGTGGGCTGGAATTCCGCGAGATCTCCGCGCTCCCCGAGCAGGCGGCCAGTGCCCTTCCTGTGACCGCGCAGCCCTCCTTGTTTGACCCCTGA
- a CDS encoding type IV pilin protein — MNTRTQGFTLIELLVVIAIIGVLAAILLPTFSDAQKRPNDTAALQCGRAIVAFQATANLTRGSYASALTDMGPDVQESCTTAGVSVALNNVRADNPGAGVSQAVSTSATNYAFQVFHPRGTGYYLFNQESATSTGERLNRLYRW, encoded by the coding sequence ATGAACACCCGCACCCAGGGCTTCACCCTGATCGAGCTCCTCGTGGTCATCGCCATCATTGGTGTCCTCGCCGCCATCCTCCTGCCCACCTTCAGTGACGCGCAGAAGCGACCCAACGACACCGCTGCCCTGCAGTGCGGGCGGGCCATCGTCGCGTTCCAGGCCACCGCCAACCTCACCCGCGGTTCGTACGCCTCAGCGCTCACGGACATGGGCCCAGACGTGCAGGAGTCCTGCACCACGGCAGGTGTCAGCGTCGCGCTGAATAACGTCCGCGCCGACAACCCGGGCGCCGGGGTGAGTCAGGCGGTTTCTACAAGCGCCACGAATTACGCCTTCCAGGTCTTCCACCCGCGCGGCACCGGCTACTACCTCTTCAACCAGGAGAGCGCCACCAGCACCGGTGAACGCCTCAATCGCCTCTACCGCTGGTAA
- a CDS encoding prepilin-type N-terminal cleavage/methylation domain-containing protein → MPPRTPGFTLIEILLVMAVLGLLAAALYPTVTGARQRPYNTAALKCGRAIVTFETTAPLTLGRYVSDLTDMSRDVKAACLTTGVQVAPSNAQVSTPDATTTQAVATTTNTYAFQVFHPRGSGYYLYTSPSGAASGDRLGHLHRWSPQETP, encoded by the coding sequence ATGCCGCCCAGAACGCCCGGCTTCACCCTCATCGAGATCCTGCTCGTCATGGCCGTCCTCGGCCTGCTTGCGGCAGCGCTGTACCCCACCGTGACCGGCGCGCGGCAGCGCCCGTACAACACAGCGGCCCTCAAGTGCGGCCGGGCCATCGTCACCTTCGAGACGACCGCGCCCCTCACGCTCGGCCGGTACGTCAGTGACCTGACCGACATGAGTCGCGACGTCAAAGCGGCCTGCCTCACGACCGGCGTGCAGGTCGCCCCATCGAACGCCCAGGTCAGTACCCCCGACGCCACCACCACGCAGGCCGTCGCCACCACCACGAACACCTATGCCTTCCAGGTGTTCCACCCCCGCGGGAGCGGCTACTACCTCTACACCTCCCCGAGTGGCGCGGCCAGCGGTGACCGGCTCGGCCACCTCCACCGCTGGTCCCCCCAGGAGACCCCATGA
- a CDS encoding type II secretion system protein, translated as MNTPAPHRTQGFTLIELLVVIAIIGVLAAILLPTFSDAQKKPNDTAALQCGRAIITGAVAYRAGNGGALPAAPFSPDVLGADVREACAGQRVMPYAVPTSTAGTEYAITSLDSKGLPSFFVANSRGSGAFVSNSDDSVCGSQGCKLRFLRWSAWGL; from the coding sequence ATGAACACACCCGCACCCCACCGCACGCAGGGCTTCACCCTCATCGAACTCCTTGTGGTCATCGCCATCATCGGCGTCCTCGCCGCCATCCTGCTCCCCACCTTCAGTGACGCGCAGAAAAAACCCAACGACACCGCCGCCCTCCAGTGCGGCCGGGCCATCATCACGGGCGCCGTGGCGTACCGCGCCGGGAACGGCGGCGCACTCCCCGCCGCGCCCTTCTCCCCAGACGTCCTCGGCGCGGATGTCCGCGAGGCCTGCGCGGGGCAGCGCGTCATGCCGTACGCCGTGCCCACCTCCACCGCCGGGACCGAGTACGCCATCACGAGCCTCGACAGCAAAGGCCTCCCCTCGTTCTTCGTGGCGAACAGCCGGGGCAGCGGCGCGTTCGTCTCCAACAGTGACGATTCGGTCTGCGGTTCGCAGGGCTGCAAACTCCGCTTCCTCCGCTGGTCCGCCTGGGGCCTCTGA
- a CDS encoding AAA family ATPase: protein MSDPGAPILGTVLRAWRTPTSEGCQLRTERGPLTLYGPLPPVTPGCTLRAWTEGSTLTRAERVITPYELARAFYSRLRPPQKATALELLPRLGPDPHHTVTQNAPSLATRVPASIAQALTRHARRESRLYGALQALADLGLPPEHTHALLNQHGAGAPAAFREQPYLAIRHGIPLRVLDHAARLQGLSTFDPRRGPALAYELTRRAALEYGHTCLPLPVLAGELRDSHALDDDEAQQAIEDALNGQLLLEDAQAAFLPEQHRVEAWLADDIARLMASTPARVSVPATPGLTTEQRAAVLLAAGTAVSVITGGPGTGKTTTLRALLDALDAANLRSVLCAPTGKAASRMQQSTGRDATTLHRLLSYDGHKFSSGILPGDVFVVDEVSMASNALLGALLRSVRDGARVILVGDEDQLPPIDPGHPLAALTRTVPTGRLTQTHRQAAGSPILTLASQLISGESPAQTGVPFVGAQSAEDIVRLVQSRQDQAHPMILTAGRAGPLGVDALNLALQAALNPGDTRLRAGDPILVTRNNHNTGLMNGMTGLIIGAGKQVTCIIEDTEHTFSPGDPTLTLAYAMTIHRSQGSEWPDIIVTLAPEHERLLSRQLAYTAVTRAKEALTASGLRAAWTHAAHTGAPRRYSQLDTFLKR, encoded by the coding sequence CGTCACCCCCGGCTGCACCCTCCGCGCCTGGACCGAAGGAAGCACCCTCACCCGCGCTGAACGCGTCATCACCCCCTACGAACTCGCCCGCGCCTTCTACAGCCGCCTCCGCCCACCCCAGAAAGCCACCGCCCTGGAACTCCTCCCCCGGCTCGGCCCAGACCCCCACCACACCGTCACCCAGAACGCCCCCAGCCTCGCCACCCGCGTCCCTGCCAGCATCGCCCAGGCCCTCACCCGCCACGCCCGCCGCGAAAGCCGCCTCTACGGCGCGCTCCAGGCCCTCGCTGATCTTGGTCTCCCCCCAGAACACACCCACGCCCTCCTCAACCAGCACGGCGCCGGCGCACCAGCCGCCTTCCGCGAGCAGCCCTACCTCGCCATCCGCCACGGCATCCCCCTGCGCGTCCTCGACCATGCCGCCCGACTCCAGGGCCTCAGCACCTTCGACCCCCGCCGCGGGCCCGCCCTCGCGTACGAACTCACCCGCCGCGCCGCCCTCGAGTACGGCCACACCTGCCTCCCCCTGCCCGTCCTCGCCGGGGAACTCCGGGACAGTCATGCACTCGACGATGACGAAGCCCAGCAGGCCATTGAAGACGCCCTGAACGGTCAGCTCCTCCTGGAAGACGCTCAGGCGGCCTTCCTCCCCGAGCAGCACCGCGTGGAAGCCTGGCTCGCCGACGACATCGCCCGACTCATGGCCAGCACGCCCGCACGGGTGTCCGTCCCCGCCACGCCCGGACTGACAACGGAGCAGCGCGCGGCCGTGCTCCTCGCGGCGGGCACGGCCGTCAGTGTCATCACCGGCGGACCCGGCACCGGCAAGACCACCACGCTCCGGGCGCTGCTCGATGCCCTGGACGCCGCGAACCTCCGAAGCGTCCTGTGCGCCCCCACCGGGAAGGCCGCCAGCCGCATGCAACAGAGCACGGGCCGGGATGCCACCACCCTCCACCGCCTGCTCAGCTACGACGGGCACAAGTTCAGCAGCGGCATCCTCCCCGGCGACGTGTTCGTGGTCGACGAGGTCAGCATGGCCAGCAACGCCCTCCTCGGTGCACTCCTGCGCTCCGTCCGCGATGGCGCCCGGGTCATCCTCGTCGGCGACGAGGACCAGTTACCCCCCATCGATCCCGGGCACCCACTGGCCGCCCTCACCCGCACCGTCCCCACCGGGCGACTCACGCAGACGCACCGGCAGGCCGCCGGGAGTCCCATCCTCACCCTCGCCTCCCAGCTCATCAGCGGGGAGAGCCCCGCCCAGACCGGCGTGCCGTTCGTGGGCGCACAGTCCGCCGAGGACATCGTCCGACTCGTCCAGTCCCGCCAGGACCAGGCACATCCGATGATCCTCACCGCCGGACGCGCCGGCCCCCTGGGCGTGGACGCCCTGAACCTCGCCCTGCAGGCCGCCCTCAACCCCGGCGACACCCGCCTCCGCGCCGGAGATCCCATCCTCGTCACCCGGAACAACCACAACACCGGCCTGATGAACGGCATGACCGGCCTCATCATCGGTGCAGGGAAGCAAGTCACCTGCATCATCGAGGACACCGAGCACACCTTCAGCCCGGGCGACCCCACCCTCACCCTCGCGTACGCCATGACCATCCACCGCAGCCAGGGCAGCGAGTGGCCGGACATCATCGTCACCCTCGCCCCGGAACACGAGCGCCTCCTCTCCCGGCAACTCGCGTACACGGCCGTCACCCGCGCCAAGGAAGCCCTGACCGCGTCCGGCCTGCGCGCCGCCTGGACGCACGCCGCCCACACAGGCGCGCCCCGGCGGTACAGCCAGCTCGACACCTTCCTCAAACGCTGA